The stretch of DNA ATACTTAAATTTTAATGAAAAAAATTGTAAATTATTTATTTCTGACCAACATTTATTGAACCTAAAGGCTATTTTTGTAAGACTTGTTGCTATTATGACCACTTATGTACTATAAGAAGTGGCTTTATAAGTGAGTCATCATGTTACAGAAGAAAGATGCCAGGAACTCTAGTTTGCACGTGTTTTTTCATAACCACATTTATGGGTCAAATCACAATATTTACAGGTCAAATACTTAGTTATATATGAGCCAAATCACCAAAAACAACAATCGACGGGCAAAAAGCCTAAGTAACTTAAAATTTAAATTATATAAATATTTAATTATACTTAACTATAATACAAAAATATATAGTTAATATTTTTCTTTTTGTTGAATTTCTGTAGCAATATTGTAAAGCTTCTGTTGTAAATCAACTAAATTTTCTAAATCATTTTCATTTAGTTTTGAATAATATTTTTTGATGATATATAACTCGAAATTAGCCATTATTTGATTGTATTCTTTTCCTTTCTCGTCTAGATGGACAATGATTTCTCTTCGGTTATTAACATTGATCTCTCTTTTCAAAAAGCCTTTTTTCTCAAGTTTACTTACGAGTTGAGTTGCGGCACTAGGTGTGATGGAAAAATGGTTTGAAATCTCATTGTTTGTTAGTGAATTTGCGTTTAACAGTTCC from Bacillus sp. SM2101 encodes:
- a CDS encoding MarR family transcriptional regulator — its product is MDDITAIYYKKLKHSSDALNTIFLEEYHGFANKEFLNLTTKQSILLELLNANSLTNNEISNHFSITPSAATQLVSKLEKKGFLKREINVNNRREIIVHLDEKGKEYNQIMANFELYIIKKYYSKLNENDLENLVDLQQKLYNIATEIQQKEKY